The following proteins are encoded in a genomic region of Penaeus chinensis breed Huanghai No. 1 chromosome 10, ASM1920278v2, whole genome shotgun sequence:
- the LOC125029792 gene encoding protein charybde-like: MLSILRPSTYKAPLASLDNDFYDFREMQDEAAAMLLAKHIWKLLKKARHRIYQMPGCEGGASGVSVLVPADFLNRLARDVVRMTEGELNGVRGCTLHIEYSDGEELVKIGKIKCDPHLPSSCFLYLRLTRAAGPPKNTNPLLRILGYGNDSIIYISPGYLLEKKRAKVVR; this comes from the exons ATGCTGTCGATATTGCGACCCAGCACCTACAAGGCACCACTGGCCTCCCTCGACAATG ACTTCTACGACTTCCGGGAGATGCAGGATGAAGCCGCTGCGATGCTGTTGGCGAAGCATATCTGGAAACTCCTGAAGAAGGCGAGACACCGGATTTATCAG ATGCCGGGCTGCGAGGGCGGGGCGAGCGGTGTGTCAGTATTGGTGCCAGCGGACTTTCTCAACCGTCTGGCGCGGGATGTGGTCAGGATGACGGAGGGGGAGCTGAATGGTGTCAG AGGCTGCACGCTCCACATCGAATACAGCGACGGAGAGGAGCTAGTCAAGATAGGGAAGATTAAGTGCGATCCTCATTTGCCTTCTTCATGTTTCCTTTACCTGAGACTTACCCGAGCTGCAGGACCTCCCAAGAACACAAACCCCCTTCTGAG AATTCTCGGCTACGGCAACGACAGTATCATCTACATCAGCCCGGGCTATTTGCTGGAGAAGAAGCGAGCGAAGGTCGTTCGATGA